cATTTAACATTTACGAGTGCAAGGGCACTGGAAATTATAGAACTATtggtgaaatgaaaaaaaatataggtaaaaaaatattttcactcttTAAGGAAAAACATAGATATTTCAGAGGTAAATGTTATATTGAGGGTTCTAATTCGTGGCATCCAGCCTCAGAGTCCGTCCCCTAACCCCTACCTTGTACCGTCTTCAACAAAACCCACTGGCATTTTCCCCTGGGCTTCTGAATGTGGCTTCATTCTGACCTCTTTAAAGACCATAATTTCTGGGAAATCACATGTTTGCACAAAAGAGCTACTTATTTCTATTGTTTCAGTGTAATCTGCCCCTTCTGTCTCTCAAAGGTATATTTTTGCATTAACAAAAACCTATCTGAAAAGCgaatttaaaaagcaatcccatttacaatagcaCCAAAACAATTaactacttaggaataaattaacAAAGCGGTGAACGGCTTGTATAACGCAAACTATAAGACATGAAGGACGAAATCAAAGAAGACACATAAATGGAAATACACTCTGtgctcatggattagaagacgtaacattgttaaaatgtccatagcaCCCAAAGTGACCTACAGAGTCAATACTGTTCTCATGAAAACCTCAatgatatttttttacagaaacagaaaaaacaatcCTAAAACTTACATGGAATTACAAAGCccaagcaatcctaagaaaaaaaagaacaatgctggaggtatcatactttctgatttcaaactgtGCTGCAAAGCTATAGCAATCAAAACAGTACATTACTGGCACAAAAATAGGCacagagagagcccagaaattaacccaTGCATACTCAGTTGACTAATATCTGATGAGGGAACCAAGAATACTCagtggagaaaagacagtctctcCAATAAATGACACTGGGAAAACGAGATGTTCACAggcaaaagagtgaaactggaTGCTATCTTATACCACTCATGAAATTTAACTTGAAGTGAATTAAAGACTTCCATAAAACCAGAAACCATAACACttctataagaaaacacagaaaaaaacttcttgacattggtcttggcagtGATTTTATGGATATTACACCTAAAATAtgagcaacaaaagcaaaacaacagcAAGTGGGActgcataaaactaaaaagtttctgctgCATAGCAAGTCATTGATCAACACAATGTAAAGCCAACCTACCGAATGGAAGAAAGTATCTGCAAACCACATATTTGATGATGGGTTCATATCCAAACATATCTTGACACCAACCCTCACTTCCaaaaaacccaattaaaaaataggcagaggacctgaCCATACATTTTTTCgaaagaagatattcaaatggcTAATAGGCACATGAacagatgctcagcatcactaatcatcagggaattGCCAATTGAAACCacttcagccataagaaaagatgaaacactGCCATTTGCCATGACATaggtggaccttgagaatattaggctaagtgaaataagtcagccagaaaaagctaagaactatcaATATATGGTTTCACTCACAGATGTGATATAAAACTGAGCTTCTATGAGACAATagtttggtggttaccagagggagagaatggggggtAACAGGGGGGTAAAGGGGACCAAACACACAGTGATGGAAGGTGGTTTGACTTTGCATGATGAGTACACGACGCAATGTACATATCTTATACTATGGAGACGTACAACTGTATGATCCTATTtcccaatgtcaccccattaaatttaataataaaatttaattttaaaaaaggcaatactataaaaaaaaaaaacccaccacaagATATCACCCCATGCCTATTAGAATGGCTagcatcaaaaagacaaaaaacaacaagtgCTGTTGAGGATATGGAAAAATGGAACCCTGTGcgctcttggtgggaatgtaaattggtgcctctgttttaaaaaacagtatgggagttcctcaaaaatttaaaaatagaactaccatatgacccagcaatccttcttctcggtatttatccaaaggatgTAAAATCACTATCCTGAAGAGCTATTTGTGCCTTGTATGTTCACTGCACCTTTATTTAcagagccaagacatggaaacaacctaagtgttcatcagaAGGTGAATGAGCATATACATAGATCTATCGATCATCTATTTATTTCAGTCATTAAAAAAGTAGGAAATTCTGTTatttgcaacaacacagatggatTAAGGGCATCATGACAAGTGAAATCAGTCAGACAGAGAAGACAAATGCTACATAATcacatttatatgtggaatctaaaacaaaaacccagaattcatagaaacagagttgATTGGTGGCTTCCAGAAATaagggggacaagggggatgGGAGAGCTGGCTGCAGGTGGTCAAAGAGCACAAATTTACACGTACAAAATGAGTAAGTTCTTATTGTAATTTACAGCATCGTGACTACAGTTAACTATAGCACTGTATTGTATgtctgaaagttgctaagagcgTAGATTTTGTAACATGCTGTAGATGTTGTAACATGTAAGGGGATAGATGAGTGAACAAACACTATTGTGGTAACCATTTTGCCATCAAATCATTGCACTGCACACCTTAAACTACGCAATGTTATTTGCCAATTCTATCTCAGTAAATTTGGAAATAAAgaagcatttgttgaatgaatgaatgaatgaatgaatgaatgaatgaatgaatgaatgggaaagCAGCGAGGCCACATGAATAGGAAGTGAAGGAAGCAGGACTCAGATCCAGGGCTTTCTGGCTCTGTAGTACTTACTCCTCACGTgtagattaacatttaaaaattaaatttaaggctAAGGAAAAGGGCGCGCATATACTGTGTGAGACGGTGGTGGTTTACACTCAGGGCAGTCAGTAGAAGAGTGTTGCATTTCCTACAAGGTTGTTGTGCGTGATGTCCACCAGAATACACAATATTCTCTGTACAAAATTCAAAGGGAAATCTTCTTTCTGGTTTCAGTGCCAGGAATCgttgttattctcatttttcagatgaagaaactgaggttcgtAGAGGTTAAGTAGCTTGGTGAATGCAAGAGGGTGGCAAGGTCGGCATTCTAATAACTATCTCTTTTCCTCACCTCTCACCCTCAAAACACTGCTCTGAGCCTAAACTCTGAAGACACGTTGTTTTTCCAAAGCCCCTTTGCTAAATATGGCCATTGCCTTTGCCTGTCCTGTGCTTCAAACATACCTTAACTAGCCTAAtcccaatgagaaaaaaaaatgtctagtcCACGTGCCTCTCCAGACCCtgggacacacatacacaccattgATCTACCCTCACTGAATCCCCTCGACACTGCAACCTTCCTGTATGGACTTCTGACCTGCCTGATTCTAGAATACACTTCGGTCCTCATTAGAATCCgcagacataaaaatatttattcatccaCATAAACATCCATCCTCCCTGGATAATCAACCCATAGTTGGGGAAACTGAAGCATGCCCTTGAGATGTTAAGAGGATAAGAAGCTCTGAGATTAGTCCCAACATCTAAACAGGATGCCTCAGAGGTCCCTTTACCCCTTTGAGGAGGGTTCTACTAACTGTGAttccctctctgcctttctgcctcaGGAGATCACAGGACAAACTCCCCTGGGAGGTCATCGCAGCACAACTCCCTCCCCTAACAAGAGCCCCAGAGGCCATCAGAGTGGAGCTCAAACTCAGGAGAAGCTGGCTGGGCTCCCACAACCAGGGGTCCTTGTCACTTTAACCAGGGCATCTCTGCCCTCTGAGCTGTGGGGCTGGGGAAAGCAGCAGGTGTGTGTTGGGGGCCAGACGTTAAGAAAGAAACAGGGGTTTGAGGCCGGAGAAGGGGCTGTGTTCTCCTTTGAGTCATGGGGcagttcctccctcctttcccgtccctctccttcttcatcaGCTCAGGACATCATGGGAGAAACGCCAGGGAGCTGAGCTCCGACTGAGCAGCCGGCTTGGCGCTGACTAGCAGATGTGGTGCAGATCAGCTCCTGGAAAAAGTGGGAATGAGAGAAGCATCTGGCTGTGAAGGTGAGCTTCGGGAAGCTGGCTACTCAGGTTGGTACTTATTCTCTCCTCCCTGAGAGTTTCAGATATTTCTTGGAATAAGAAGTCATAGGGTGCAATGAAAACTTCCATCTGGCTTTCGGTTTTAAATCCAACAGTTTGACCTCTAGGAAACCTACACCGTATCTTTTGGTGGAAGCCAATCCCCGTGAATAGGGAAAAAAAACTATTGCATGCTCAGTCTCATCCACTCACCTTGTGCCTTTAGAACTGTTCTTCCTGATTCTCAGATAAaaaccttcttcctttttttctaatcATCAACATGGGTGATCCTCATGTCTATAATTGGGACCACCCAACTTGATTAATTAACCCAAATCTCCACTAATTTGTTGTATTCTGCATTCCCCAGACAGCCCTTTCACGAAGGACCCGTTTTTGAGTTGACCCATGTTTGACAAACTGCTTTGCACACATGGAATCTCACTTGGTATTCATAAAACGTCAGACATCAGCTTATGAACACGTGATGGGGCACAAATGAAGCCTCTGTTTTTGTCTTCAGTCCGGGGCACAGTCCCCTGCCCGACCACAGCGCCACTCAAGAGACACAGCCCAGCCATGTGTGGCCAGTTTTTTCCACCTCACTTTGGCCAGTTAACCATGGATATTCAAAATTTCACATCCCATCATCGGCACAACACAGAAACGTGGGTCACCTCTCTTACAGTTGCAAGGATAGAGTCTGAACATGGGACTCAGAAGCTTATCTGTTAAGGGGAATAGAAGTGTAGTTCATGACGAAATGATCACGGTGAGGaaaacaacagaaacacaaaaacatAAAGAGGTGGAGCATCAGGATTCAGAGCATGAGCTTCTGAGTGAGTCAGCTTGGGGCTCAGAACCTGACTGCTACTCACTCCCTTACAGACCCTGAGCAAAACTCCACCCCGCCGTAAGCCTCGGTCTCCAGGGAACAGCACACACCTCGAGATCCCCTCACCATGGCATTCAGAGACATGCTTCTATCAGCTTGCTTACATgtaataaatgttcaataaatattggttattattcttaattttaattactgGTTCCCTAAATCATTCAATGCATAAACAAATATTCCTTCTATAAAATCTTGCAAAATCATGACATTATTAGTATGACGACTTGGCAGCGAGAGATAGGATATTTCAAGCAGGTGATTTGATTGATTTTGAGAACGTCCAGGATTAGCAGAGAAGGAAGGTGACAGGGGGACTGATGACGATCAACAGCTTCTCCTGGCTGTTTCCAGcgcccttgtctctctctcagtgCTTTAAACGCACCATCTCTCTACCCCCGCCCCAGGACTGTGGAGGGCTGTGTccagggacacacaggagggaacTGAGGTCGAGGGGTTCTCAGTAACTTACAGCTGAAATGGAAGCCTTGGTGCCTGTTGCTTTGTTTTCCTCTCCCAGCAACTTTCAGATACGCGATCCAGTTTTATTAACGACAGCACCATGCTGTACATTCAATCATTTCACTGTTATAATGAAATCACAGCATTTAACTGTTATATGAGTCACTATATTAGTATGTCagtgttaaataaattaatgtattaatatataaattattatatagtataagatgtttttaaatgctttaaaatttcaGTGTAATAAGCCTGTGTAAAGTgtgaataaagaaattattttaaacactttgGTGATAAAAGTATATCCACTGTAGAGATACGCATGGTAACAAAGAACATATAAATAACAAATGTctcaaaatagaaaatctgatGTAGCCTGTCCATTCGCAAAGCGTGGATGAATATGCtgactctaattttatttttttttttatttttttttttttttgtgagaggaaaggaggcaaagagacagacccttgcatgtgcctcaacagggatccacccagcaagcccactagggggtgatgctctgcccatcagggcgtTCGTTGTTCTGtcgctcagcaactgagctctttttagtaccagaggcagaggccatggagccatcctcagagcctgaggccaacttgctccaatcaagccatggctgtaggagggaaagaaagaggtggggggacaggtggagaagcagatgggcacttctgtgtgccctgactgggaatcgaacccaggacatccacatgctgggccaatgctccaccattCAGCCAACTCACTAGAGCCGAGAAATTTATTCAAATGCTTTGCTGACACCAGATATCTTATTGCAGAGGATTTTGTGGTAGCAAGAAATGGAGGTCATTTGATGTCCATCCAGGTAGCTGGAtatgattagaaaaaaatatatatatattttttaaattaataggtttctcagatattttaaatacatatatgaaagatgagttttaaaaacataaattgaaTACTCAGTAATTGATGCCCACCCTGTACAATTGTGATTTAGGACAGGGATTAAAGGAAAATCAAGTCACAAAAAGGAGCAGACTTGCCAACGGCAAACCGATAGTGATAGAATGCCATGAGCTAAGGAGAAGGAACCTCTCACTCTGTCccctgaggaggaaaaaaaacccacagtgtGTTGAATTGGGCTCAACATCCCTCTTAGATTTGCCCTGTAGTTTATTTTGGCAAAGGTGAACTGTAGAATGACGCAGCTGAATTTGTTTTGATAGGGACTGAGTGTCCTGTGACATTTCTATCTAAAACATTTCCACCCACACTCCCCATCCATCTCCATTCCTTTATGtactgctttattttcttcacagatTTTATCCCTACTTTGTATTGTagtgtatattttgtttgttgatgATCTATCTCCCCAATTAGAACATAAGCTACACAAAGGCAaggatttgtttttattgctatgtTCCCATCAGGAAAACACTCCTTTTCAAAGAATAGGAAGTAATGAACTTGAATCAGAGAGGTCCATCTCTGATGGTTATTAAAGGTACACTCTTACTCTGTCCCTCCAGCTTTCAGTATGAGGACCTTGTGATGCCCACGAATTCGGAAAGGGAGGACAACATCAAGGACTCTGAGGTTGACAAGCTTTCTGTGCCCAGCAGCGAACTGTGATCAAACAGAGGAAGCAAAGACTGTGCCGGGTTCTCATGACTTTGGTTATGAAATTCGAGCATGTTAAATAAAAAAGCCTTTTGTGTATAACTAGACCCAAGTCAATGGAAAGAATCAACCAAACCAGCAGTGTTTCTGAGTTCATCCTCCTGGGACTGTCTTCCCGGCCTGAGTACCAGAAGCCACTCTTTACTTTATTCCTCATGATATACTTCGTCACTATAATAGGGAACCTACTCATCATTTTGGCCATCCACTCGGACCCCCAACTCCAGACCCccatgtatttcttcctgagtttCCTATCTTTCACTGACATTGGCTTCACAACAACCATCGTCCCCAGGATGTTAGTTAACTTCCTGTCAGGGAAGACCATTTCCTATGCAGGCTGCCTGACCcagatgtattttatttatgctttgggCAACACTGACAGCTTCCTCCTAGCAGTCATGGCCTTTGACCGCTACGTGGCCATCTGTGACCCCTTCCACTATGTCACCATCGTGAGCCATCATCGCTGTGTCCTGCTGGTGGCCTTTTCCTGCTTACTTACTCACCTCCACTCTCTCCTACACACACTTCTGCTGAACCACTTGACCTTCTGTGACTCAAACGTTATCCATCACTTTCTTTGTGACCTGAGCCCTCTGATGAAGTTGTCCTGCTCCTCCACATTTGTCAATGAACTTGTGTTAATGACAGAAGGACCTATTGTTTTGGTGACCCCCTTTCTATTCATTATGTTCTCTTATGTACGAATCCTCATCACAGTTCTCAAAATCCCCTCAGCTGCTGGGAAACGCAAGGCTTTCTCTACGTGTGGTTCTCACCTCACCGTGGTGACACTCTTCTACGGGAGCATCTTCTATGTCTATTTACAGCCCCTCTCCACCTACACCGCCCGGGACTACATGGCAACCATTGTCTACACGGTACTGACCTCCATGCTGAACCCTTTCATCTACAGCCTGAGGAACAAAGATCTGAAACAGGGCCTGAGGAGGCTGCTGGGCAAGAGGACAGCCCAGGCAGCACCCTCTTGACAACCCACTGGGTCTTGGTGGACAGTCACACTGTTTGTTGGAGGTGAGCATCTTTGACCTGGGTGAGAGAAGGGTACTATGGGCACTACCTCCCTGATGGCAGCCCCACCAGTCGTTCCTGCCTCTGCTTAAATCACAATATCCTTCCTACCTCACGACCCCTCCATGAAGACTCatcactttctcttctttccaaatactgttttaattcttttctcaaaAACATTCCCTGAAGGAATTTCTATCCTTTTATTATGATGGCCTCCAAAACACATTTCAGTACGTTGCTGAAAACAATTACTTAGTTTATAGCAGTTGAATGCCTTTGCAAATACTTAAAGAGGAAACAGATGGAGAGTGGGaagacaaggaggaggaggaagactacgttttaactcattttatcactttgaggatttttataattccttattgtatctttctaaaaatttttgtCTTTCTATCCAGGGAACCTCTCACGCTGCCCTTCCTCTGTCAGTCCTTACTTTATTGCATTGctatggctttatttcttttaaattttctattattctGTTTTTgccactcaattaaaaaataccaatAGCCAGGAAGAGCAAGAACCAAGAGTGCTAACATGAAAATTGTCCATTTCACAGTGGGGAGGTTggaactgtctttactccatctATCCCTAAAGCtgcatgtttaaaaatatgtgattTAATACTTGATTCTAGAAACTCCCACCCTTAGAAATCTACAGAAATATTATCATTACTGTATATTGAATACATACAcccacacgcatacacacacacatacacacacacacacacatcatcatcatcatcatcatcccagTTTATGACAGGTAAAAATTGACAACAATCTAAAATCTATCAATGGGAaatcaaaaaattaattttgattaattACACAGAATATAATAATACAAAGCAAGTTCAAAGACTCTCTATTACTTCCTTGAAAAGGTATTAAGTAGAAAAACCAAGATGTGGAACAAAGTATAAAAGTACAAat
The DNA window shown above is from Saccopteryx bilineata isolate mSacBil1 chromosome 2, mSacBil1_pri_phased_curated, whole genome shotgun sequence and carries:
- the LOC136322758 gene encoding olfactory receptor 1L8-like gives rise to the protein MERINQTSSVSEFILLGLSSRPEYQKPLFTLFLMIYFVTIIGNLLIILAIHSDPQLQTPMYFFLSFLSFTDIGFTTTIVPRMLVNFLSGKTISYAGCLTQMYFIYALGNTDSFLLAVMAFDRYVAICDPFHYVTIVSHHRCVLLVAFSCLLTHLHSLLHTLLLNHLTFCDSNVIHHFLCDLSPLMKLSCSSTFVNELVLMTEGPIVLVTPFLFIMFSYVRILITVLKIPSAAGKRKAFSTCGSHLTVVTLFYGSIFYVYLQPLSTYTARDYMATIVYTVLTSMLNPFIYSLRNKDLKQGLRRLLGKRTAQAAPS